GCGGCATCGACGTGCTGCTGAGCGCCAAGCGGGTCGGGCCGGCGGGCAAGGCCTACGGGCTCGACATGACCGAGGAGATGCTCGCCCTGGCCCGCGGCAACGCCGCCGAGGCCGGTGCAACCAACGTCGACTTCCTGAAGGGTCAGATCGAGGCCATCCCGCTGCCCGCCGAGACCATTGATGTGGTGATCTCCAACTGCGTGGTGAACCTGTCGGTCGACAAGCCGGCGGTGTTCGCCGAGACCTACCGGGTCCTGAAGCCGGGCGGCCGGATCGGGATCACCGACGTGGTCGCCGAGGACCACCTGACGCCGGAGGAGCGGGCCGAGCGGGGCGCCTGGGTCGGCTGCATCGCCGGGGCCCTCGCCAAGACCGAGTACGAGAACGGGCTGGCCGCGGCCGGCTTCGCCGACATCGCCGTGACCTTCACCCACCCGGTCGGCGACGGCCTCCACTCGGCCATCGTCAAGGCCACCAAGCCAGCCAACGCCACCTCCACCGCGGCCGTGGCCGCCGCCACCCGTCGCGAGCTCCCGGTCGTGCAGCAGTCCGGCTGCTGCTGACCTGACCCGGCCAGCGCCCGGGCGAGGCTCCCACTCGTCCGGGCGCCAGGCCGTTCTCCCGCTGACCGGAACCCAGGGACCACCCGCCACACGCTCTTACATCGACGATAGTTGCCATGGCTATAGCCACCATGTATACTATCGCCGTGTCGCGACCAACCGAGCACCCCACCACCGGCTACCTCCTCTGGCGGCTCACCACCAAGCTGCGCGCGGGCGTCGACCGGATCCTCGACCCGCTTGGCCTGACCCACGCCCAGTACACCCTGCTCGCATCCCTCTACGGCTACTCCCGGACCGGAGCCCAGCCGAGCCAGCGAGAACTTGCCGACTGGACGGGCCTGGAACCGATGTTCGTCTCCAAGCTCGCCCGCGCCCTGGAAGAGGCCGGCCTGATCGAGAGGACCAAGCATCCGGCCGACCCCCGCGCCGTCCAGCTCCGCCTCACCGACGCCGGCACCGACATCGCCCAGCGCGCCATCGGCATCGTCCACGCATTCCAAGAGGAGTTCACCGCACCGATCGGAGGGACCCAGAGCCAGCGAACCCGCGACCTCGCCCGCACCCTGCAGACCCTGCTCGGCACCGAGCACAGGAGCGACCCCATGCCACAACCGACGACATTGACCGGCCAGGACGTCGGCGAAGCCGAAGGCGCCCTTTCCGCCCTCCTCGACCGGGTCCTCGCCGGCACCAACAGCGGCATCACCCGCACCCAGTACATCGCCCTGCGCGTCCTGGCCCTCCGCGGCCCCGTCCCGTCACCCGCCGATCTCCACGACTACCTCGCCAGCCAGCCGCAACTGGGCCTGGACCGACCCCAGGTCGCCAAGCTCCTCCACAGCCTTGAAGCCAGAGGCCTCATCGCCAGCAGCGCTCCCGACGGCCCGGGGCCCACCCAGCTCACCACCGAAGGCGCCGCCCTGCAGGCCAGACTGGCCGACGCCGTTGCCGCCCTGACCGAGCGCCTC
The sequence above is a segment of the Actinomycetota bacterium genome. Coding sequences within it:
- the arsM gene encoding arsenite methyltransferase, with the protein product MSTFQTGQDALREQVRDRYAAAALKVTRGQSDCGCGQPADCGCDSGCCGGAATAEEPGFGAELYAALDRDELPDSAVLASLGCGNPTAVAELHAGETVLDLGSGGGIDVLLSAKRVGPAGKAYGLDMTEEMLALARGNAAEAGATNVDFLKGQIEAIPLPAETIDVVISNCVVNLSVDKPAVFAETYRVLKPGGRIGITDVVAEDHLTPEERAERGAWVGCIAGALAKTEYENGLAAAGFADIAVTFTHPVGDGLHSAIVKATKPANATSTAAVAAATRRELPVVQQSGCC
- a CDS encoding MarR family transcriptional regulator, which codes for MSRPTEHPTTGYLLWRLTTKLRAGVDRILDPLGLTHAQYTLLASLYGYSRTGAQPSQRELADWTGLEPMFVSKLARALEEAGLIERTKHPADPRAVQLRLTDAGTDIAQRAIGIVHAFQEEFTAPIGGTQSQRTRDLARTLQTLLGTEHRSDPMPQPTTLTGQDVGEAEGALSALLDRVLAGTNSGITRTQYIALRVLALRGPVPSPADLHDYLASQPQLGLDRPQVAKLLHSLEARGLIASSAPDGPGPTQLTTEGAALQARLADAVAALTERLYADLDPDDLATAHRVLVELTQRANRLRDEP